The genomic DNA AAAACCGCCAGATCGTGCTTCCGCGCGGTTGATCGGAGCCCCGTCCCCGTATGCAACTCAGTCACGAAGCGCCTGATTACGCCTACACCCTGCGGGGTGCGGATGGTCATTCGGCGCGCATCAACGATCGCGAGCTGGCCAGCAGCTTCATCGTCACCCCCCAGGTGCTGGTGGAGGACTGGCCGGTCGCTTCGGTGGCCGCGCTGACGGTCGCCCATCTGGAGCAGATCCTGGCACTGGAGCCGGTGCTGATCGTGCTGGGCACCGGTGCCCGTCAGGTATTTCCGTCACCGCAGCTGATGGCCACGTGCCTGTCGCGCGGTATCGGCCTGGAAGTGATGAACAACCCGGCCGCCGCGCGCACGTTCAACATCCTCGCCGGCGAAGGCCGCAAGGTCGCCGCCGCGTTCATTCTCGAGCGATGAGGGTTGGCCGCTGAGAGCGGCTTTCGGCCATGGGTTCTGTGTTGGGCGAGGGGGAACGCCCCTGTGCGGGACACGCACAAGTACGTCCATGTAGCTCTTCGCGGCTCCTGCCGCTCAAGGTCCCGCCCAGCGCCCTTCCCCCTCACCCCGACAGTCCGCCGGTGGCCGGGGAAAAAGAAAAAAAGCAAAAGCAAAAGCAAAAGCAGAGCCAATCCAACGATCGGCTGCTTTGCGTTTGCTTTGCTTCGCTTTGCTTCGCTTTTCTTTCTCTCCCCGCCGAGGGGATGTGTCGAAGGCGGGTGCCGGCGGGGCAGATGGGACCGTTGGAGCCCATGGATGGGCGGAAACGAGCCTACATGGACGTACTTGCGGCGGGTCCCATCTGTCCCGCCGGCACCCGCCCGCCGCCAACCCCCACAACCGACTCGGCAACCGCTCTCAGCGGCGACACCTCAGCGCGCTGGCAGGTACTGCTGGGGATCGACCGGCTTGCCGTTGTAGCGGATCTCGAAATGCAGCATGTCCCGGTTCGCACCGGTGCGCCCCATCTCGGCGATCTGCTGACCGGCCTTCACGCTCTGTCCCTCATTGACCAGGCGCTTGCGATTGTGACCATAGGCCGACAACCACTGCTCGTTGTGCTTGACGATGATCAACTCGCCATAGCCCACCAGGCCGGCACCGGAATACACCACCACGCCATCGGCGGCAGCCTTGACCGCCTGTCCGCTGGTGCCGGCGATGTCCACGCCCTGCTTGGTCGTTTCACCCGCCACGTAGCGGCCCACGACCGCGCCGTCGGCCGGCCAGCGCCAGCTGACATTGCTGCGCACCGGGGCCACCGTGGACACCGGCGTGGTCGTGGTCGTCGTGCCACCCGAAGGCCGCGGCGCCGTGACCACCGTGGTCGGCACCCGACCGCCGCCCGCACCCTGCGGATACAGCCGGATGATCTGCCCCGGATAGATCGTCGAGGGATTGGACAGGCTGTTCCAGGCAATCAGGTCGGAGGGCGTGATGCTGTGGATGCGCGCAAGGGCATACACCGTATCGCCCTTCTGTACGCGCACGGTCTTGCCCGGCTGCGCCACCGAGGTCTTCGGCGTGGACGAGGCCCCGCCGCTCCCGCCACCGGACGGACGCACCACGGTGGCCGTGCCGCACGCGGTCAGCGCGGACAGCGCCATGGCCAGCGCGCCCAGGCGCAACCCCCTGTTCAAACAATCAGCACTCATGCGAACTTCGACCTCCATACAAGCCAGGCCACCATCGCCACTACCAATGCAGTAGCGATCCAGCCCAGCGGTTCAATCCAGCGACGCAACGCCGCTTCAGCGCGCGCTCCACCGATGCGGATGACGGCGGCCAGCACGAATACGCGCTTGCCGCGACCAATCAGCATGCTCAGCAGATACTGCGGCATCGGAACACCGACGATACCCGACGCCCATGTGAAGACCTTCATCGGGATCGGCATGAAGCCGCCCAGCACCAGGAACGTGAACACCGCCCACGGCGAATCGGCCATCTTTTCCTGCACGACCGCGATACCGCGTTCGATGCCCGGCAGCATGCCCATCGTATCCAGCAACGGCTTGACCGCCTCGTAGGCGAAGTGACCCAGCGCATAGCCCACCACCGCGCCGACCATCGAGCCGGACAGGCTGAGCGTGGCGAACCACCAGCCGCGCTTGGGCTGGGCAACGCACATCGGGGCAAGCATCACTTCCGGCATCACCGGGAAAATGATCGCCTCGATGAAGCTCAGCACCGTCAGGTAGGTCGGTGCCCGCTCATGGTTGGCCCACTTCAACGCCCGCTCGTACAGCGGCCCAAAGATCTTCATGAATGCCCTGCTCCGTGAAATTCAGTCAAGCATGCCAGACAGCAACGGGACGAAGGTGACCGGCGCCAACACGGACTGCGTGATGCTGCCATCCTCCAGCCGGTCCAACTGCACCAGCGACTGCGCGCCCGGGCCGCCGACCGGCGCGACCAAGCGTCCACCGACCGCCAGCTGTTCCACCAGCGCGTCGACCAACGCAGGCGCTGCAGCAGTCACCACGATCGCATCGTACGGGCCATGCTCCGGCCAGCCCACGCGGCCGTCATCGTGCTTGGTACGGATGTTCATCGCCAGCGAACGGAAGCGCTTGCGCGCCTGGCGCAGCAGGTCGCCGATCCGCTCCACGGTGAACACCTCCAGGCCTACGGCACCGAGCACGGCCGCCTGATAGCCCGAACCGGTGCCGACTTCCAGCACATTCTTCGGTGCGACCTGCAGCACCGCCTCGGTCATCCGCGCCACGACCCACGGCTGCGAAATGGTCTGCCCATGGCCGATCGGCAGCGCCGTATCTTCATAGGCACGCGAGGCCAGCGCTTCGTCGATGAAAAGGTGACGCGGCACGACGCGGATGGCGTTGAGGGTCGCCTCGTCCACGATGCCCGCCTCACGCAGGCGCTCGACGAGTCGGTCACGCACCCGCTGGGAGGTCATGCCGATGCCGACGGCTTCCGGCTGCAGGCGCAGGCGCTGGCTCATGCCGGTCGGCCCAGCGCGGCAGTCAGCCCACCTACCCAGCTGGCAACGTTCTCCAGCGCCTGGTAGCGGGTCAGGTCGACTTGGATCGGGGTGATGGAGATGAAGCCGGTACGTACCGCATGGAAGTCGGTGCCGGGACCGGAGTCCTGTTCACGACCGGCCGGGCCGATCCAGTACACCGTGTTGCCGCGCGGGTCTTTCTGCGCGATGCAGCCTTCGGCGCGATGGCGGTTGCCCAGACGCGTGACCTCGAATCCCTTCACTTCGTCCCAGGGCAGGTCGGGCACGTTGACGTTGAGAATGGTGTCGGCCGGCAACGGATCGGCCTTCAACTGCGCGACGATCTCCACTGCCGCTCGCGCCGCCGTCTCGAAATGCTTCGGCTCATGGTTGCGGCTCACCAGTGACACCGCGACCGCGGGCAGGCCCAGGTGGCGGCCCTCCATCGCGGCGGACACGGTGCCGGAATAGATCACGTCGTCGCCCAGGTTGGCCACGTTGTTGATGCCGGAAACCACCATGTCCGGCTCGTTGTCCAGCAGGCCGGTCAGTGCCAGGTGCACGCAATCGGTAGGCGTACCGGCGACCGAGACGGTGGAGGGGTCCAGGCGCTTCACGCGGATCGGCAGGTCCAGCGTCAGCGAATTGCTGGCACCGGAGCGATCACGGTCGGGCGCCACCACGGTGACCTCATGGCCCGCTTGGCGCAGGACAGACGCCAGCATGCCGATACCGGGGGCGTCGACGCCGTCATCGTTGCTGACCAGGACCCGCATCTGCGTTTTAACCACTTGATCGTTCAAGACTTCTGCTTCCATCACTGCTGACATGGACATGTCGCGGCGCTCCCCCCGGCGCATGCCGCAACCTCGCAAGTGCGTTCTGTATTGTGCCGCAAGCCGCCCCCATGGCCTACCCTGCCATGGGTCATTGGACAGCGCTCATGGCCGGGGCCGCATGCGGTAATCTGTGAGCATGTCGCATCCGCATGACGAAGATCCTGCCGAACTGTTCCGCTCGGCCATCGGCGAGATCACGCCGCTGCGCAAGGTCAGCGAGCCGGCTCCGGCCGCCCCGAAGCCGCGCCCGCGTGCGCGCATGGCCGAACGCGACGACCAGGAAGCACTGGGGGAGTTCGCCCGCCTGCTGCGGGCAGGGCCGCCGCTGGATGCCGGCGACGCGCTGAGCTACCGCCGTGACAACCTGCCCCCGCGCATGTTCCAACGACTGAAGAAGGGCCAGTACTCGGTACAGGACGAGCTGGACCTGCACGGCGCCACGGCCGCCCAGGCCGAAACCCTGCTGCGCCAGTTCCTGCTGGAAGCGCACGCCCACGACCACGGCTGCGTCCGGATCATCCACGGCAAGGGCCTGCAGGCCGACGGCGGCGCCCCGGTGCTGAAGAACCTGGTCGACCGTCACCTGCGGCTGCGCAACGACATCCTCGCCTTCCACTCGGCCCCCGCCGGCCAAGGCGGCACCGGCGCGGTGCTGGTATTGCTGGCGCGGTAGAGCAAAAAAAAGGGGACGGAGGGGATTAAGTCGCTCAAAAAGGGGACGGAGGGGGTTAAGTCGCATTTGGCCCACGCGTGGGCCAAATGCGACTTAACCCCCTCCGTCCCCTTTTTACTTAATCCCCTCCGTCCCCTTTTTTTCAGCTGACGGGGCCGAGTTCCTGCAGGACGGCCGTCGCGTAGCAGCCCGGCGGCAGGGCGAAGCTGAGCTCCAGCACGCCTTCTTTCAGCCACTGGTGCTGCAGCAATGCCGGACGCAGGCGCAGTGCGCGGCGCTCGTGCTTCAGTCCTTCCGCTTCCAGCCCTGCGCGCAGCGCCAGCGACTCCTCGTCGCTGATCGCAGCCAGTTCGAGTTCGCGTGCGGCATCGGTGCTGCGCAGTTCGCCAGCACCCCACAACGGGCCGCTGGGATGGATGTCGAAACGCGCCAGGCGCTCGGCCAGCACGTCGGTCCAGGCTTCCGGACCGAATACGCTGCGGCTGCCGTCCAGCATCCATACCTCGCCGTCCAGCGGCTGATCCCAGCTGCCCTGCTCCACGCGCGCGGCCAGCACGCGGTTGAACAGCGCCGAGCGGGCAGCCGACAGCAGCAGCGAGCGCTGGTCCTTGCGCATGCGGCGGCCACCGAACATCGCCAGCGCCGCCGGCACGTTGCCACCGTCACGGCCGAACCGCTGCTCACCGAACCAGTTGGGAATGCCGCGCACGGCAATCTGCTGCAGCCGCTCGTCGATGGCCTGCGGATCGCCGTCCACCTCGCGCAGTACCAGTTTGAAGCGGTTGCCCGCCAGTGCGCCACGCTGCAACTTGCGGTTGTGCCAGGTCGACGACACGACCTCCACTTCGTCGCTGGCCAGCAACGCCAGGTCGGGGGCCACGCGCTTGGGCAGGTGCACGCTGAAACGCTGCGTGGTCACCGCATGGCGGTCCTTCATCCCGGCGAAGCTCACTGCCATTTCCGGCAGTCCCGCCCATTTCGCCAGCAGCGTGGCCACGTGCACGGTATTGGCACCGCGCTTGCGTATCTCCAGCAGCAGGTGTTCGCCCTCGCCGGTCGGCTCGAAGGCAGGCAGCTCGTCTACCTGGAAATCTTCCGGCGTGGTGCGGATGCGGGCGTTGGAAAACAGCGGCGCACCGAAGGCCAGCGGCAACGGAATCATGCCGCCACCAGCAGCACGATGGCCTGGGCGGCAATGCCTTCGCTGCGACCGGTGAACCCCAGCTTCTCCGAGGTGGTTGCCTTGATGCTCACTGCATCCAGCGGCAGTTGCAGCAGTTCGGCGATGCGCTCGCGCATGGCCATCGCATGCGGCCCGACCTTCGGGCGCTCGCAGATCACGGTGATGTCGGTGTTGCCGACCTGCCAGCCACGCGAGCGCAGCAGCGCATCGCAGTGGATGACGAAATCACGGCTGTCGGCATCCTTCCAGCGCTCGTCGCTGGGCGGGAAATGCTGGCCGATGTCGCCCAGCGCCAGGGCACCCAGCATGGCATCACAGAGCGCGTGCAGGATGACGTCGCCGTCGCTGTGTGCGAGCACGCCGGCACTGTGCGGCACGCGCACGCCCCCCAGCATGATGTGGTCGCCCTCGCCGAAGGCATGGACGTCGTAACCCTGGCCGATGCGGACAGGCGGGAAAGGAAGGGTGGTCATGGGTGATGCCTTTGCAATGCCACGCGCGGCTGGATCAGCCGGCGCGACGGGAGAGTACGAATTCGAAGCGGTCCAGGTCGGACGGCGTAGTGACCTTGAAATTGTCCTCGCTGCCTTCCACCAGCAGCGGGCGCTGGCCCTGGCGCTCCATGGCCATGGCATCGTCGGTGACCTCGACCCCGGCAGCGGCGGCCTCTGCCAGCGCGCGGCTGAGCTGGTGACGGCGGAACAGCTGCGGCGTCAACGCGCGCCATAACCGTGCACGCGGCTCGGTGCCATCGATGCCACCGTCATCGCCTGCACGCTTCAGCGTGTCGCGGACCGGTGCGGCCAGGATCGCGCCGACCGGATCGGCCCGCCCCACTTCCAACAAGCGGCTGAGGTCGACCAGTGCCAGGTTCGGTCGCGCCGCATCGTGCACCAGCACGAACTCATCGGCACGCACGCTGTCCGGCAGGGCCTGCAGACCGGCCAGCACGGAGTCCGCGCGGGTAGCCCCACCAACGCAGGTCAACACCGGCTTGCCCGCCCATTCGGTCCAGCCTGGCCAGTCGACATCATCCTGGCTGATGACCACCATCGCGCCGGCCACGGCCGGGTGCACCAGCAAGGCGTCCAGCGTGTGCGCGATCACCCTCTGCCCGCCAGCCTCCAGGTACTGCTTCGGCAGGGCAGCGCCGAAGCGCGCACCCCGACCGGCGGCAGGCACCACCACCCAGATCGCCGCGCTCATGGCACGTCCGCCGGGTGCTCGACTACGGGTACTGCGGCGGGCGCCCGCACCGGGGCCACCGGCGCATCTTCCACCACGCGGTAGAACTTCTCGCCGGGCTTGATCATGCCCAGCTCGCTGCGCGCGCGCTCTTCGATGGCGGCCTGGCCATCCTTGAGGTCCTGCACTTCCGCAGCCAGCGCATCATTGCGCTGCTGCAGACCGTCGTTATCGCGGTTCTGGTGCTCGACCTGGGCCTCCAGGGTCATCACTTCCCCTGAATTGCCCGGGCCGAACCAGAAGCGGTACTGCAACCATGCCAGCAGCAGGGCCAACGCCAACAGCACCCACCGCCAGTTGCGCATGGGATCAGCGCTTCAGCGAAACGAAAGCGTCGCGACCGGCGTAGCGCGCACCGGCACCCAGCGCTTCTTCGATGCGCAGCAGCTGGTTGTACTTGGCCACGCGGTCGCTGCGGCACAACGAACCCGTCTTGATCTGGGTCGCCGTGGTCGCGACGGCGATGTCGGCGATGGTGGTGTCTTCGGTCTCACCGGAACGGTGCGACACGATGGCGGCATAGCCGGCACGGTCGGCCATGGCGATCGCTTCGAGCGTTTCGCTCAGCGTGCCGATCTGGTTGACCTTGATCAGGATGGCGTTGGCGGTGCCCGAATCGATGCCTTCCTTGAAGATGCGCGGATTGGTCACGAACAGATCGTCACCCACCAGCTGCACGGTCTTGCCGATGCGGTCGGTGAGCAGCTTCCAGCCTGCCCAATCGTTCTCCGCCAGACCGTCTTCGATGGTGATGATCGGGTACTGCGCGGCCCAGTCGGCCAGGAAGTCGACGAACTGATCCGAGGTCAGGCGCTTGTTCTCGCCCACCAGGTTGTACTTGCCGTTCTCGTAGAACTCGCTGGACGCCACGTCCAGGCCGAGCAGGATGTCTTCACCGGCGGTGTAGCCGGCCTTGCCGATCGCTTCGAGGATGGTGTCGAGCGCTTCGACGTTGCTGCGGAAGTCCGGCGCGAAACCGCCTTCGTCGCCGACCGCCGTGCTCAGGCCATGGCCCTTCAGCACCGACTTCAGCGAATGGAAGATTTCCGTACCGGCACGCAGGCTTTCGGAGAAAGACGTGAAACCGACCGGCAGCACCATGAACTCCTGGAAGTCCACGTTGTTGTCCGCGTGCGCGCCGCCGTTGATGATGTTCATCATCGGCACCGGCAACGACGGGGTGACGCCGGTCTTGCCGGCCAGATACTGCCACAGCGCCTGCTTGTTGGAAGCAGCGGCGGCATGCGCGGCGGCCATGGAAACACCCAGCAGCGCGTTGGCGCCCAGGCGGCCCTTGTTCTCGGTTCCGTCCAGATCGATCAGGCGGCGGTCGAGGCCTTCCTGGTCTGCGGCATCGAAACCGGTCAGCGCGCCAGCGATCGCGCCGTTGATGTTCTCCACGGCCTTGCGCACGCCCTTGCCCAGGTAACGGGTCTTGTCGCCGTCACGCAGCTCCACCGCTTCCTTGGTGCCGGTCGAGGCGCCGGAGGGCACGGCGGCACGACCGAACGAACCGTCCTCCAGGATGACGTCGGCTTCCAGCGTGGGGTTGCCACGGCTGTCGAGGATTTCACGGGCGTGGATGCTGCGGATCGTACTCATGGGCTGGCCGGTTACCTGTTTGTAGAGGGATGCGACAAAAACGAATGCCGCGTGATTATCCCCGCACACCGGTCAGATGCCAAATCGGCGCGCAGGGCAGCGGTGACACCACCCCGCGCAGCGTTCAGGACAGCAGCGCAGGCAACGCCAGGCAGGCCACCAGCAGCGTCAGCAACGCAAGCGCTGCGACACCACCTGCTGGCCGTTGCGGCAAGCGCAGCGAAAGCACGCTGGCGATCAGGCAACCGATCACCACCAACCCGCCAAACGCCACGGTGATGAACAGGGGAACGCGGGTGGCGCGCATGGCATGGTCGCCGTCGCCGGGCATGCCGACGCTGGCCGCCACCAGGAATGCCAGGGCGAACAGGCAGATCCAGGCCGCAATGGACAGCGCCAACGCCGTCCAGCCCCAAGGCCACTGGCGCCAGTGCCGCCGCTGGCGGCGCGCATCCAGCGCCGCCCACGGGTCCTGACTCATGCGAAGCGCGAGAACCCGTGCTTCTTGGTCACGGCATCGAGTTCCATCAGGGTTTCAAGCAGCTCTTCCATGCGGTCCAGCGGCCAGGCGTTCGGGCCGTCGGACAATGCCTTGGACGGGTCCGGGTGGGTCTCGGCGAACAGACCCGACACACCCACCGCGACCGCGGCACGCGACAGCACCGGCACGAACTCGCGCTGGCCACCGGAGCTGTTGCCCTGCCCGCCCGGCAACTGCACCGAATGGGTGGCATCGAACACCACCGGGCAGCCGGTATCGCGCATCACCGACAGCGAGCGCATGTCGCTGACCAGGTTGTTGTAACCAAAGCTGGCGCCGCGCTCACAGACCATGATCTGCTCGTTGCCGGTCGCCTTGGCCTTCTCCACCACCGGCTTCATGTCCCAAGGGGACAGGAACTGACCCTTCTTGATGTTCACCGGCTTGCCAGCGGCGCAGACCTTGGTGATGAAGTCGGTCTGCCGGACCAGGAAGGCCGGGGTCTGCAGCACATCGACCACCGAGGCCACTTCGTCCATCGGGGTGTATTCGTGCACGTCGGTCAGCACCGGCACGCCGATCTGCTTCTTCACCTCGGCCAGCACCTTCAGGCCTTCTTCCAGGCCCGGGCCACGGAAGGACGTGCCGGAGGTACGGTTGGCCTTGTCGAAGCTCGACTTGAAGATGAAGTTGACGCCCATCCGCCCGGTGATTTCCTTCAGACGCCCGGCAACGTCGAGCTGCAGCTGCATCGACTCGATCACGCAGGGGCCGGCGATAAGGAACAGGGGCTGGTCCAGCCCGACCTCGAATCCACACAGTTTCATGGCATTTCCTTGGTAATTGCGCGGTGCCGACAGGGCCGGCAGGCAGCAGGGTTTTCAGTGCCGAAGATGGGGGCGGCTCGCCCCCGCTGCAAGTCAGGCGTTTGCTTCGGCCAGCGGCTGGCCACCGGCCTTGCGCTCGCGCGCGGCCCGGATGAAACCGATGAACAACGGGTGCCCCGCACGCGGCGTGGACAGGAATTCCGGGTGCGCCTGGCAGGCCAGGAACCACGGATGTGCACTGCGCGGCAGCTCGACCACTTCCACCAGCGTGTCGTCCATCGACTTGCCGGCGATCACCAGGCCGGCGTCTTCCAGCTGGGTACGGTAGCGGTTGTTGAACTCGTAGCGGTGGCGATGACGCTCGGACACCACGTCCTGCCCATACAGCTCGCGGGCCAAGGTGCCCGGCTTCAGGCGCTGTTCCTGCAGGCCCAGGCGCATCGTGCCACCCAGGTCGCTCTTGTCGTCGCGCTTTTCAACGTCGCCGGTGGCGGTACGCCATTCGGTGATGAGGCCGATCACCGGGTTCGGCGACTGGCGGTCATTTTCGGTGCTGTTGGCGCCTTCCAGGCCGACCACGTGGCGTGCGTAATCCACCACCGCGGCCTGCATGCCGTAGCAGATGCCGAAGTACGGCACCTTGTGCTCGCGGGCGTATTGCGAGGTCAGCACCTTGCCTTCGAAGCCGCGGTCGCCGAAGCCACCCGGCACCAGGATGCCGTCGACATCGGCCAGCGCGGACATGTCGCTGCCTTCCAGCTCCTGTGCTTCCAGCCACTTCAGGGTGACCTTGGTGCGCTGGCGCAGGCCACCGTGCTTGAGCGCTTCGCCAACGGATTTGTACGCGTCCTGATGGTCGACGTACTTGCCGACCACGGCGATGGTGACCGCATCGAGCGGGTTCAGCGTCGCATCCACTGCGTCTTCCCACATCGACAGATCCACCGGACCGACTTTGTCGGCCAGCTTGAACTGGTTGACCACGATGTCGTCCAGGCCCTGCGCATGCAGGCCCATCGGGATGCTGTACAGCACGTCCACGTCCGGCACGCTGATCACCGCGCGCTCGGAGACGTTGGTGAACTGGGCGATCTTGCGACGCTCCGAATCCGGCACCGCCTGCTCGGAACGGCACAGCAGCACATCCGGCTGGATGCCGATCGAGCGCAGTTCCTTCACCGAATGCTGGGTCGGCTTGGTCTTCAGCTCACCGGCAGCACTGATGTAAGGCACCAGGGTGAGGTGCATGAACAAGGCTTTTTCCGGGCCGCGCTCGGTGCGCACCTGGCGGATCGCTTCCAGGAACGGCAACGACTCGATGTCGCCGACCGTGCCACCGATCTCCACCAGTGCCACGTCGAAGCCTTCGGTCGCTTCATCGATGCAACGACGGATCTCATCGGTGATGTGCGGGATGACCTGCACGGTGGCGCCAAGGTAGTCGCCGCGACGCTCCTTGCGGATCACGTTCTCGTAGATGCGGCCGGTGGTGACCGAATTCTTGCGGCTCAGGCGCGTGCGCACGAAGCGCTCGTAATGGCCCAGATCCAGGTCGGTCTCGGCGCCGTCATCGGTGACGTACACCTCGCCGTGCTGGAACGGGCTCATGGTGCCCGGGTCGACGTTGATGTACGGGTCGAGCTTCATCATCGTGACCTTCAGGCCACGCGCCTCGAGGATGGCGGCCAGTGACGCGGCGGCAATGCCTTTGCCGAGCGAGGACACCACGCCGCCGGTTACGAAAATCAAGGGAGTCATGGCTGCAAGCATCCTGTATTGAATTGGAAAACGGCCGCACTCCCCTGTCCCGAGGGGCAGGGGGTGGGCTGGAAGGGGGTTTTCCGGTTCGCTGGAGCAGCGAGGGAGCGGGCGGTGCGATGACCATCGTGCGAGGTCAGCTTGGCCGTGCCGGTCATGGAGACCGTCACCTGCGCCCAGCCTTGCTGGCCGCCATGCATGGCCTTGCCAGTCCAATCGCTGATGGTGGACACGCACTACTCCCGGAAAGCGATAGTTTACAGATTGAAGCGCCCAAGCCCAAGGGGGCGCCGTCAACCGGCCAAAAAGAAAGCCCCGGCAATGCCGGGGCCTGGTTACCGAAACAGCGGACGTCAGCGCTTCTTGCGCGCCTCTTCCTCTTCTTCTTCGCGCGGCGGCGTCTGCTGGCCCTTGGCCTTCAGTTCCGCGTTGGCCTGCGCACGGCGCTTGGCCTTGGCGTCCGCCTCGGCCTGCGCGGCGTTGGCCTGATCACCCTGCGGCGGTGCGTTCTGCGCCATTGCCAGTGGCACGGCAACCACGGCAGCAGCGATGACAGCGATGGTAAGCAGCTTCTTCATGGAGTCCTCCTCGCGGTATCGACCCGGAAACGGGGGGTGCTGGCGTCCTTTTCCCAGCTGTGACCATTTTAGCGCCCCGCCGGCCCTGCCAGATGAACCGCAGGCGTGCAAAATACCCGCCCAGACCGCACACTTGCGCGTCGCTCCAACGCTTTGAAATATAGATGAACGCCCGCTATAACGCCGCCGATATCGAAGTCCTGTCCGGCCTTGACCCCGTCAAGCGCCGCCCCGGCATGTACACCGACACCACCCGCCCGAACCACCTGGCGCAGGAAGTGATCGACAACTCGGTGGACGAAGCGCTGGCCGGCCA from Stenotrophomonas sp. 169 includes the following:
- the kdsA gene encoding 3-deoxy-8-phosphooctulonate synthase; the protein is MKLCGFEVGLDQPLFLIAGPCVIESMQLQLDVAGRLKEITGRMGVNFIFKSSFDKANRTSGTSFRGPGLEEGLKVLAEVKKQIGVPVLTDVHEYTPMDEVASVVDVLQTPAFLVRQTDFITKVCAAGKPVNIKKGQFLSPWDMKPVVEKAKATGNEQIMVCERGASFGYNNLVSDMRSLSVMRDTGCPVVFDATHSVQLPGGQGNSSGGQREFVPVLSRAAVAVGVSGLFAETHPDPSKALSDGPNAWPLDRMEELLETLMELDAVTKKHGFSRFA
- a CDS encoding CTP synthase, yielding MTPLIFVTGGVVSSLGKGIAAASLAAILEARGLKVTMMKLDPYINVDPGTMSPFQHGEVYVTDDGAETDLDLGHYERFVRTRLSRKNSVTTGRIYENVIRKERRGDYLGATVQVIPHITDEIRRCIDEATEGFDVALVEIGGTVGDIESLPFLEAIRQVRTERGPEKALFMHLTLVPYISAAGELKTKPTQHSVKELRSIGIQPDVLLCRSEQAVPDSERRKIAQFTNVSERAVISVPDVDVLYSIPMGLHAQGLDDIVVNQFKLADKVGPVDLSMWEDAVDATLNPLDAVTIAVVGKYVDHQDAYKSVGEALKHGGLRQRTKVTLKWLEAQELEGSDMSALADVDGILVPGGFGDRGFEGKVLTSQYAREHKVPYFGICYGMQAAVVDYARHVVGLEGANSTENDRQSPNPVIGLITEWRTATGDVEKRDDKSDLGGTMRLGLQEQRLKPGTLARELYGQDVVSERHRHRYEFNNRYRTQLEDAGLVIAGKSMDDTLVEVVELPRSAHPWFLACQAHPEFLSTPRAGHPLFIGFIRAARERKAGGQPLAEANA